Proteins encoded together in one Pseudomonas sp. ADAK13 window:
- a CDS encoding fimbrial protein, with translation MKIFSAVSSTQDLALPARNVWKKRLMMSALAVLPVVISQMAAADCAATVATQSIHAVGDLFIPQDAPVGSTIGAVKYTRFPIINCATTTPFSIQSTMLTAKAPNVTAAIGAVQGSQLYTTNVPGVGVGVVNESRPAYMCLTSGSWYFPLTFNGCNTGGFSANTNNSLILIKTGPIPAGINDFGNLQVYTVDINNNGTPFNWIDGRLTGTVTVAGCSMPAAVGNIIDVPMKNWEKRVFNGPGTVTPTEGFNIALNNCVAGTYAGNPTWNYFRGNNANIRLDGAKGSMIVDASQGVLGLNSEATATGVAVQVLKQDGTPLPLGVDVPIMPVQDGNTNLQFGARYIQTAGDATGPQPGSATATANFTITYK, from the coding sequence CTGGCGGTGCTGCCGGTGGTTATTTCACAAATGGCTGCGGCTGACTGTGCTGCCACCGTTGCGACGCAGAGCATCCATGCCGTAGGTGACCTGTTCATCCCTCAGGACGCCCCGGTGGGATCGACCATTGGCGCGGTCAAGTACACCCGGTTTCCTATTATCAACTGCGCGACGACTACCCCGTTTTCGATCCAGTCCACCATGCTGACTGCCAAGGCGCCTAACGTCACAGCAGCCATTGGTGCAGTGCAAGGCAGTCAGCTCTACACGACTAACGTTCCAGGAGTCGGAGTCGGAGTAGTCAACGAAAGCCGGCCCGCCTATATGTGCCTGACGTCTGGCAGCTGGTACTTCCCGCTCACGTTCAACGGCTGCAATACCGGTGGATTTAGCGCCAACACCAACAACAGCCTGATCCTGATCAAAACCGGACCTATCCCGGCAGGAATCAACGATTTCGGCAACTTGCAGGTCTACACCGTCGATATCAACAACAACGGCACCCCGTTCAACTGGATCGATGGCCGCCTGACCGGAACCGTGACCGTGGCGGGCTGCAGCATGCCCGCAGCCGTGGGCAACATCATCGATGTGCCCATGAAGAACTGGGAGAAGCGCGTGTTCAACGGCCCGGGAACCGTCACGCCCACCGAAGGGTTCAACATCGCGCTCAACAACTGCGTGGCCGGGACCTATGCCGGAAATCCTACCTGGAACTATTTTCGCGGCAACAACGCGAACATCCGCCTGGACGGCGCCAAGGGCTCGATGATTGTCGACGCCAGCCAAGGTGTGCTCGGCCTGAATAGCGAAGCCACCGCCACAGGCGTCGCCGTGCAAGTGCTGAAGCAGGATGGAACCCCGCTGCCACTGGGCGTCGACGTGCCGATCATGCCGGTCCAGGACGGCAATACCAACTTGCAGTTCGGTGCCCGCTATATCCAGACCGCCGGCGACGCTACCGGGCCACAGCCCGGCAGCGCCACCGCGACCGCCAACTTCACCATTACCTACAAATAG
- a CDS encoding cysteine hydrolase family protein has translation MQRFTRRFMAACVLSTVVASGAAIANDHPTIRAMSGAEQIKQLPAAKTALIVIDFQNEYFTGRMPIPDGASALAKARELINYADSHKIPVYHVQHVSPAGAAVFAIDGETVKFHKDMQPRPQDHVVQKNTVSVFASTDLAAQLSKAGINTLIISGLMTHACVAGAARDAAPLGFNVIVASDASATRAITRLNGQSVDKDALHQSALAEVEDTFGDVMTTEQIIKLPVR, from the coding sequence ATGCAACGGTTTACCCGTCGCTTCATGGCTGCTTGCGTACTGTCCACTGTGGTTGCCAGCGGTGCAGCAATCGCCAACGATCACCCGACCATCCGCGCCATGTCCGGTGCCGAGCAGATTAAGCAATTGCCGGCCGCCAAGACCGCGCTGATCGTGATCGACTTCCAGAACGAATACTTCACCGGGCGCATGCCGATCCCGGATGGCGCCAGCGCCCTGGCGAAAGCCCGTGAGCTGATCAACTATGCCGATAGCCACAAGATTCCGGTCTACCACGTGCAACACGTGTCGCCGGCCGGCGCTGCGGTATTTGCCATTGATGGCGAGACCGTGAAATTCCACAAGGACATGCAGCCGCGTCCTCAGGATCACGTCGTGCAAAAGAACACCGTCAGCGTGTTCGCCAGCACTGACCTGGCCGCACAGTTGAGCAAGGCCGGGATCAATACGCTGATCATCAGCGGTCTGATGACCCACGCCTGTGTCGCCGGTGCAGCCCGTGATGCAGCGCCACTGGGCTTCAACGTAATCGTGGCGTCCGATGCGTCCGCCACCCGTGCGATCACCCGCCTCAATGGCCAGAGCGTCGACAAGGACGCCTTGCATCAATCGGCACTGGCCGAAGTCGAAGACACCTTCGGCGACGTGATGACCACCGAGCAGATCATCAAGCTGCCCGTGCGCTAA
- a CDS encoding EAL domain-containing response regulator, whose product MTSFPIRVLVLEDHPFQRAVAVSMLRQLGCREVFEAVDGLHALAVLDQVGAVDIALCDLCMEGMDGLEFLQQVGSSGLVGSVIISSSLSADVRRTVQQIVSLLGLEMLGDVGKPLQAHTLENLLKKRSSGPGVAPPDAVPVCLASDEEVRWALNEQQLQAWYQPKVDMNTDDVCGVEVLTRWVHPLRGILSPAVFMPVLERCGLLDTLLFMQMNQALSLQRLAKNTGLTLDLSFNLHTSQLTNSNLTAVIKGILSLHEAVPASLTFELTESGLLEAPATSLETLVRLRMMGCKLSIDDFGAGFSSLQRLCQLPFNEIKLDGEFIRTLLHEPRCRAIVSSTLALGETLGMSVVVEGIETEEQRESLLAMGCTQGQGYLFARPMNDVDLLRWLPAASRIDGQS is encoded by the coding sequence ATGACGAGTTTTCCCATACGCGTGCTGGTTCTCGAGGATCATCCTTTTCAACGTGCCGTCGCAGTGAGTATGTTGCGCCAGTTGGGTTGCCGCGAGGTCTTCGAGGCAGTGGACGGCTTACACGCCCTGGCTGTGTTGGATCAAGTGGGCGCAGTGGACATTGCCCTGTGCGACCTGTGCATGGAAGGCATGGATGGCCTGGAGTTTCTTCAGCAGGTGGGAAGTTCCGGATTGGTCGGCTCAGTGATTATCAGCAGCTCCCTGTCGGCCGATGTACGCCGCACGGTTCAGCAGATCGTTTCGTTGCTGGGCCTGGAAATGCTCGGGGATGTCGGAAAGCCGTTGCAGGCGCACACTCTGGAGAACTTGCTAAAAAAGCGCTCCAGTGGCCCTGGTGTCGCGCCGCCCGACGCTGTGCCGGTATGCCTGGCCAGCGATGAAGAAGTGCGTTGGGCCCTCAACGAACAGCAATTGCAAGCCTGGTACCAGCCCAAGGTCGACATGAATACCGATGACGTCTGCGGCGTGGAGGTGCTCACCCGCTGGGTGCACCCGTTGCGCGGCATCCTGTCACCGGCGGTGTTCATGCCCGTGCTGGAACGCTGCGGCTTGCTCGATACGCTGCTGTTCATGCAGATGAACCAAGCTCTGAGCCTGCAGCGACTGGCAAAAAACACCGGCCTGACGCTCGACCTGTCGTTCAACCTGCACACCAGCCAACTGACCAACAGCAACCTGACCGCGGTGATCAAAGGCATTCTGTCCCTGCACGAAGCAGTGCCCGCCAGCCTGACCTTCGAACTCACCGAAAGCGGCTTGCTGGAAGCCCCGGCCACCAGCCTGGAAACCCTGGTACGCCTGCGCATGATGGGCTGCAAATTGTCCATCGACGACTTCGGCGCCGGCTTCTCGTCGTTGCAGCGCTTGTGCCAGCTGCCGTTCAACGAGATCAAACTCGACGGTGAGTTTATCCGCACCTTGCTCCACGAACCGCGCTGTCGGGCAATCGTTAGCAGCACCCTGGCATTGGGGGAAACCCTGGGGATGTCCGTGGTAGTGGAGGGCATCGAGACTGAGGAACAGCGCGAGTCGTTGCTCGCGATGGGATGCACTCAAGGGCAGGGCTACCTGTTCGCCCGGCCGATGAATGATGTGGATCTGCTGCGATGGCTACCGGCCGCGTCGAGAATTGATGGACAATCATGA
- a CDS encoding CocE/NonD family hydrolase, producing MSFPDAEKMHAKTIMVPMRDGVSLATDLYFPEGDGPWPLVLQRTPYSRKQPFFYAPFYYLLQSGFVLAVQDNRGRFDSEGDYRPFVDDMDDGYDTVEWLAVQPYSTGKVGMTGASAMGIAAYLAAMANPPHLFAGAVMVARNPNQNLSRFPGGLYLENGAGEWSKTVGLAEKSSRVPKIASFDDNDIKMDIRQYDKQINVPFIHLGGWFDIHLQATIDNFRHLQAKAAAPARGNQKLIMAASAHIGAVEEVVFPEDCGAPPFISSELMVRWFNHWLKGEDNGVMEEPAVRYYLMGDTFDESAPGNEWREDETWPPPSTPTHFYLQANGALSNTPAITNAALSYIYDPLNPVSTRGGNNLSMASGPVDQRPVSSRADVLRFVSEPLQDSMTVVGQITAQLWVSTDAEDTDFIIKLVDIHPDGFEALVRDQGTRLRHRMGGYSQTLVVKDEIYPVTIDLWSTALVFNKGHRLGVFIQSSNWPRFERHTNTWDQLDGYEQSLKACNTLHLGPDYQSSIQLPLVRYTPR from the coding sequence ATGAGCTTTCCCGACGCTGAAAAGATGCACGCGAAGACTATTATGGTACCTATGCGCGATGGCGTAAGTCTGGCGACCGACCTGTACTTTCCCGAAGGCGATGGGCCTTGGCCACTAGTACTGCAACGTACACCTTATAGTCGCAAGCAACCGTTTTTTTACGCGCCTTTTTACTATCTTCTGCAGTCAGGGTTTGTACTGGCCGTGCAGGACAATCGGGGGCGTTTTGACAGTGAGGGCGATTATCGGCCGTTCGTAGATGATATGGATGACGGTTACGACACTGTTGAGTGGTTAGCGGTCCAACCTTATTCCACGGGTAAAGTCGGTATGACCGGTGCCTCGGCGATGGGAATTGCCGCCTATCTCGCCGCAATGGCCAATCCGCCGCACCTATTTGCAGGCGCGGTGATGGTGGCACGCAATCCGAATCAAAACTTGTCGCGGTTTCCAGGAGGGCTTTATCTGGAGAATGGTGCTGGCGAGTGGAGCAAAACTGTCGGTTTAGCTGAGAAGTCATCGAGGGTGCCCAAAATTGCATCGTTCGATGATAACGATATCAAGATGGACATTCGCCAATACGATAAGCAGATCAACGTACCTTTTATCCATCTAGGCGGGTGGTTTGATATTCACCTCCAAGCCACAATCGACAACTTCAGGCATCTTCAGGCGAAGGCCGCAGCACCTGCACGTGGCAATCAGAAATTAATCATGGCAGCAAGCGCTCACATAGGCGCGGTTGAAGAGGTTGTTTTTCCCGAAGATTGCGGTGCGCCACCGTTCATTTCTAGCGAACTGATGGTTCGTTGGTTCAACCACTGGTTAAAGGGGGAGGACAATGGTGTCATGGAGGAACCTGCGGTACGTTATTACCTGATGGGTGACACGTTTGATGAGTCAGCGCCCGGAAACGAATGGCGGGAGGACGAAACCTGGCCGCCGCCTTCAACGCCTACCCATTTTTATCTGCAGGCGAATGGAGCATTGAGCAATACCCCTGCCATCACAAACGCTGCTCTCAGTTATATCTATGATCCGCTGAACCCTGTGTCGACAAGAGGGGGAAACAATCTTTCTATGGCTAGCGGGCCAGTTGATCAGCGCCCTGTAAGTTCGCGTGCCGATGTACTGCGTTTTGTCAGCGAGCCACTTCAGGATTCAATGACCGTGGTCGGACAAATCACTGCTCAACTTTGGGTGTCGACTGACGCAGAAGACACCGACTTTATTATCAAGCTTGTCGACATCCATCCAGATGGCTTCGAGGCCCTGGTGCGTGATCAGGGAACACGTCTGAGACACCGAATGGGAGGTTACAGCCAGACCCTTGTTGTAAAAGACGAGATCTACCCGGTCACCATCGACCTTTGGTCAACGGCGCTTGTATTCAACAAAGGGCATCGCCTAGGCGTTTTCATACAGAGCAGTAACTGGCCACGTTTTGAGCGCCATACCAACACGTGGGATCAACTGGATGGCTACGAACAGTCCCTGAAAGCATGCAACACTCTTCATCTGGGACCTGATTATCAAAGTAGTATTCAGCTGCCATTGGTTCGCTATACCCCCAGATGA
- a CDS encoding zinc-dependent alcohol dehydrogenase family protein — MKVYRLQTIGSIDGLELCEEPVPTPGAGEVLIRIMATSLNFRDLAILNGSMPFSVEQGRVPLSDAAGIVEAVGSGVTRFGVGARVVNAFAPGWVSGPLREFAPQYGIHLDGWSSEYRCVDQHEVVAIPASMSFATAATLPCAAVTAWSALSGVGPHQRVLTQGTGGVSLFAVQLAKAAGAEVIATTSSAEKAQRLRELGADHVINYVEKPNWGEAVKAITGGRGVDRVVDVGGPGTLAQSVKAVAIGGQVSMVGVLASGEMPGFMDMFLSQARFQPIATGSRQDLEDVIATVAQHRLHPVIDSTFDFDAAHSAWRHFAKRDLFGKVIITQ; from the coding sequence ATGAAGGTTTATCGTTTGCAGACTATTGGTTCAATCGACGGCCTGGAACTTTGCGAAGAGCCGGTTCCCACACCTGGGGCTGGCGAAGTTCTGATTCGGATCATGGCGACCTCCCTGAACTTCCGAGACCTCGCCATTCTGAATGGTTCGATGCCCTTCAGCGTGGAGCAAGGGCGAGTACCGCTGTCTGACGCGGCGGGAATCGTTGAAGCCGTGGGATCGGGCGTAACCCGATTCGGGGTGGGTGCTCGGGTGGTAAACGCCTTTGCACCGGGTTGGGTCTCGGGTCCGCTTCGCGAATTCGCGCCGCAGTACGGTATTCACCTCGATGGATGGTCGAGTGAGTATCGCTGCGTAGACCAACACGAAGTCGTCGCCATACCGGCCTCCATGAGTTTCGCTACTGCTGCTACGCTGCCCTGCGCTGCTGTCACCGCATGGTCTGCGTTAAGCGGTGTAGGGCCGCACCAACGTGTCCTGACTCAAGGTACGGGTGGAGTGTCGCTGTTCGCGGTCCAGCTTGCCAAGGCCGCAGGCGCAGAAGTCATAGCGACGACATCGTCCGCAGAGAAAGCGCAACGGCTTCGCGAACTGGGCGCGGACCATGTCATCAATTATGTCGAGAAGCCCAACTGGGGTGAGGCCGTTAAGGCAATTACCGGCGGTCGAGGTGTGGATCGTGTGGTGGATGTGGGCGGTCCCGGGACCTTGGCCCAGTCTGTGAAGGCCGTCGCAATCGGCGGGCAGGTCTCGATGGTAGGCGTTTTGGCGTCAGGCGAAATGCCTGGCTTCATGGATATGTTTTTGAGCCAGGCACGGTTTCAGCCAATCGCTACGGGCAGTCGCCAGGACCTGGAGGATGTTATCGCAACGGTGGCTCAGCACCGTCTGCACCCGGTGATTGATAGTACCTTCGACTTCGATGCCGCCCACAGTGCATGGCGGCACTTCGCTAAGCGCGACCTCTTCGGCAAGGTCATCATCACGCAGTAA
- a CDS encoding AraC family transcriptional regulator, producing MNPFNSVLDAMRLESSLFVRLRGHSPWAISFDTGAQARLVVIAKGHCWFTQAGQPPFMVRTGDCLIIKQGVEGILGDTPDRDAIPCWVVADHVTGNMVSFGGDAEVCEFFSTLFTFDHAAGEPLSALLPNVVHVAMAAPDAGRMLLILEQIGAEEAQDGLGAPYIVSRLLDVVFIQAIRLWAASEGNMPNGWLAGLSHHQLAGTLHRIHADLARPWTLEQLARDAAMSRSAFAVLFKSVIGVPPMTYIANWRIYQAKLLLAAGQSIAEAAEQTGYSSDVSLSRAFKAVTGRTPGQWRQERRVSTRSA from the coding sequence ATGAACCCGTTTAATTCCGTTCTCGATGCGATGCGACTCGAAAGCTCGCTTTTCGTCCGTCTGCGCGGGCACAGCCCTTGGGCGATCTCTTTCGACACTGGTGCCCAAGCAAGGTTGGTGGTCATCGCCAAAGGGCATTGCTGGTTCACCCAGGCCGGCCAGCCCCCTTTTATGGTCAGGACGGGCGATTGCCTTATCATCAAACAAGGTGTCGAGGGTATCCTGGGCGATACGCCGGACCGCGATGCAATCCCATGTTGGGTGGTGGCCGATCACGTGACTGGAAACATGGTGTCGTTCGGAGGCGACGCAGAGGTCTGCGAGTTCTTCTCGACGTTATTCACCTTCGACCATGCTGCGGGCGAGCCCTTGTCAGCGCTGCTGCCAAATGTCGTGCATGTCGCAATGGCTGCCCCTGATGCGGGGCGGATGCTGTTAATCCTTGAGCAGATTGGTGCTGAAGAGGCACAGGATGGGCTCGGCGCACCGTATATCGTCAGCCGGCTTCTGGACGTTGTGTTCATCCAGGCGATTCGGCTATGGGCGGCCTCCGAGGGCAATATGCCGAACGGCTGGCTTGCCGGCCTGAGCCACCACCAGCTTGCCGGGACGCTACACCGCATCCATGCTGACCTGGCACGACCATGGACGTTGGAGCAACTTGCCCGGGACGCGGCGATGTCGCGTTCTGCATTCGCGGTGCTCTTCAAGTCTGTCATCGGGGTTCCGCCGATGACCTACATCGCTAACTGGCGCATCTACCAGGCAAAACTTCTCCTGGCGGCCGGTCAGTCGATTGCCGAGGCGGCCGAGCAAACGGGCTATAGCTCCGACGTTTCGCTCAGCCGAGCCTTTAAGGCTGTGACCGGAAGGACACCTGGGCAGTGGCGGCAAGAGCGCCGCGTCAGCACCCGTAGTGCGTAG
- a CDS encoding UxaA family hydrolase has protein sequence MELIAKTSAQSQIAAATIRLDPHDDVLIARQPLPAGLLLEAEGVVVRQAIPAGHKVAVRRIEAGENVRRYGQIIGVASEAIEAGAHVHSHNLGMAHFSRNHEFGIDAKPTPQREATFMGIVRPDGRVATRNYIGVLTSVNCSATVARAIADYFRRDIHPEALAPYPNVDGVVALTHGIGCAVDPGGVALAMLQRTLGGYAVHANFHSVLMIGLGCETNQIDDLLKAQHLSAGPHLRVFTIQGTGGTSKSIANGIEQIKALLPTANQVHRETVSAKHLIVGLQCGGSDGYSGITANPALGNAVDRLVAAGGTAILSETPEVYGAEHLLTRRAVSSAVGEKLIARIRWWEDYCQRMNAELNNNPSAGNKAGGLTTILEKSLGAVAKGGSTNLVDVYEYAEAVTAHGLVFMDTPGYDPISATGQVAGGANLLAFTTGRGSAFGCAPSPSIKIATNSHMFNHQEEDMDVNCGGIADGTDTIEERGAHIFDMLLRVASGERSKSELHGYGQNEFVPWQIGAIT, from the coding sequence ATGGAATTGATTGCTAAAACAAGTGCGCAAAGCCAGATTGCAGCCGCCACGATTCGCCTTGACCCGCATGACGATGTACTGATCGCACGCCAGCCGCTGCCTGCCGGGCTCTTGCTGGAAGCAGAAGGTGTGGTGGTGCGCCAGGCGATTCCTGCCGGGCACAAGGTCGCCGTGCGGCGTATTGAGGCCGGCGAGAATGTTCGCCGTTACGGCCAGATCATCGGTGTCGCGTCTGAGGCGATTGAGGCCGGTGCGCATGTCCACAGTCATAACCTCGGCATGGCGCACTTTTCACGCAACCATGAATTCGGCATCGACGCCAAGCCGACACCGCAGCGAGAAGCGACGTTCATGGGCATCGTTCGCCCGGACGGCCGCGTGGCAACGCGCAATTACATTGGCGTGCTGACCTCGGTGAACTGCTCGGCCACCGTGGCGCGGGCAATCGCAGATTACTTCCGCCGTGACATTCACCCTGAAGCGCTCGCGCCATACCCGAATGTCGATGGGGTGGTGGCCCTGACCCACGGCATCGGCTGCGCCGTGGACCCCGGTGGCGTGGCCTTGGCCATGCTGCAGCGAACGCTGGGAGGTTATGCCGTTCACGCCAACTTCCATTCCGTGCTGATGATCGGCCTGGGATGCGAGACCAACCAAATCGACGACCTGCTCAAGGCCCAGCACCTGAGCGCCGGCCCGCACCTTCGGGTGTTCACCATCCAGGGCACCGGGGGCACCTCGAAGTCCATTGCCAACGGCATCGAGCAGATCAAGGCGCTCCTTCCGACCGCCAACCAGGTACACCGCGAGACAGTCAGTGCCAAGCACCTGATTGTGGGGCTGCAATGCGGCGGCTCGGACGGTTACTCCGGGATCACCGCCAACCCGGCCCTGGGCAATGCGGTTGACCGGCTGGTGGCGGCAGGCGGCACGGCGATCCTCTCCGAAACGCCAGAGGTCTATGGCGCCGAGCACCTGCTGACACGCCGCGCGGTGAGCAGCGCGGTCGGTGAAAAACTCATCGCACGTATTCGCTGGTGGGAGGACTACTGCCAGCGCATGAACGCCGAACTCAATAACAACCCATCGGCCGGCAACAAGGCCGGTGGGCTGACGACCATCCTGGAGAAATCCCTCGGCGCCGTAGCCAAGGGCGGTTCCACCAACCTGGTGGATGTCTACGAATACGCCGAAGCCGTCACCGCCCACGGCCTGGTGTTCATGGACACCCCCGGCTACGACCCGATCTCGGCCACCGGCCAGGTGGCGGGCGGTGCCAACCTGCTTGCGTTCACCACAGGCCGCGGGTCGGCGTTTGGCTGCGCGCCCTCGCCTTCGATCAAGATCGCGACCAACTCGCACATGTTCAACCATCAGGAAGAGGACATGGACGTGAACTGTGGCGGTATCGCCGACGGCACCGATACGATCGAGGAACGCGGCGCCCATATCTTCGACATGCTGCTGCGCGTCGCTTCCGGAGAGCGCAGCAAAAGCGAACTTCACGGCTATGGGCAGAATGAATTTGTGCCTTGGCAGATTGGCGCGATTACTTAA
- a CDS encoding LysR family transcriptional regulator, translated as MMTMPTLETISSRLRLKQLRLLVALDDHGSIHRAAEIIGITQPGATKALHDVEETLGATLFERTSKGLNANAMGRCAIRYARLILTDLSHLRQEMQGIFQGHGGRITVGTIMGGVPLLTDSLLRLRKRQPQATIEIVEDTSVKLLSLLDQGRLDVALCYPSVSPRPTAYDSISMKPEALVVMANPKHPLAGRSSLALEDLADSGWVVFSANMPLRQTLEREFHEAGVNFPAHPIETSSTFATLLLLINDPNLVAVLPTDVAELPLLQAMLALLPCTITPKTEPFAIVTRTQVELSQLTHLLIEELTK; from the coding sequence ATGATGACGATGCCGACCCTGGAGACCATCTCCTCGCGCCTTCGCCTCAAGCAATTGCGCCTGTTGGTTGCGCTGGACGACCACGGCTCCATCCACCGGGCCGCCGAAATCATCGGCATCACCCAGCCCGGCGCCACCAAGGCCCTGCACGATGTAGAGGAAACCCTCGGCGCGACGCTGTTCGAGCGCACCAGCAAGGGGCTCAATGCGAATGCGATGGGCCGTTGCGCGATTCGCTATGCACGGTTGATCCTGACTGACCTCTCCCATCTTCGGCAGGAAATGCAAGGGATCTTCCAGGGACACGGGGGCCGCATCACCGTCGGCACGATCATGGGCGGCGTGCCGCTGCTGACCGACAGCCTGCTGCGGCTGCGCAAGCGTCAACCCCAGGCGACCATCGAGATTGTCGAGGACACCAGCGTCAAGCTGCTGAGCCTGCTGGACCAGGGCCGGCTGGACGTGGCGCTGTGTTACCCCAGCGTGAGCCCGCGCCCCACCGCCTATGACAGCATCAGCATGAAACCCGAGGCGCTGGTGGTCATGGCCAACCCCAAGCATCCGTTGGCGGGGCGCAGCTCGCTGGCCCTGGAAGACCTTGCGGATTCAGGCTGGGTGGTTTTCTCGGCGAACATGCCGCTGCGCCAGACCCTGGAGCGTGAGTTCCACGAGGCAGGCGTGAATTTTCCGGCGCACCCCATCGAAACCTCATCCACCTTTGCCACGTTGCTACTGCTGATCAATGACCCGAACCTGGTCGCGGTGTTGCCTACCGACGTGGCCGAGCTGCCGCTGTTGCAGGCCATGCTGGCGCTGCTGCCTTGTACCATCACGCCCAAGACCGAACCGTTCGCCATCGTCACGCGCACCCAGGTGGAACTCTCGCAACTGACGCACCTGCTGATAGAGGAACTGACGAAGTAG
- a CDS encoding shikimate dehydrogenase family protein encodes MPDRLDNTLEVTGRTRVLGILAHPTEHVKAPPKINRIARERGSDAIMVPMNVAPKDFEAFVNSLRTLLSFDGAIVTVPFKQAILGLCDELSEQAAAVGAANVIRRLPDGRLVGDQLDGVGFLQGLQHAGIEVAGQSVYLVGAGGAANAVAFALANAGISRLTLANRSEHKSLELKERLLRHYPSLEVALGTRDPSGHQLVINGTSLGMHATDPLPLDVDKLTAQMTVAEVVQEPERTALLNAAEGIGCRVHLGRHMLEHQVQLMADFLGL; translated from the coding sequence ATGCCTGACAGGCTGGATAACACCCTAGAAGTGACGGGCAGAACCCGGGTATTGGGGATTCTTGCTCACCCCACCGAACATGTAAAAGCGCCGCCCAAGATCAACCGGATTGCCCGTGAGCGCGGCAGTGACGCGATCATGGTGCCCATGAATGTCGCGCCCAAAGACTTCGAAGCTTTCGTCAACAGTCTTCGAACCCTGCTGAGCTTCGATGGCGCGATTGTCACGGTGCCCTTCAAGCAAGCCATCCTGGGGTTGTGTGACGAACTCAGTGAACAGGCCGCAGCCGTCGGCGCCGCCAATGTCATCCGGCGCCTGCCCGATGGCCGCCTGGTGGGCGATCAACTCGATGGCGTCGGCTTCCTGCAGGGGCTGCAGCATGCCGGCATCGAAGTCGCCGGCCAGTCGGTGTACCTGGTTGGTGCCGGTGGCGCGGCCAACGCAGTGGCCTTCGCGCTGGCCAACGCCGGCATCTCCCGGCTGACCCTGGCCAACCGCAGTGAACACAAGAGTCTTGAACTCAAGGAACGGCTGCTGCGGCATTACCCGTCCCTGGAGGTCGCTCTGGGAACCCGTGATCCCAGTGGCCACCAACTGGTGATCAATGGCACGTCGCTGGGCATGCACGCCACCGACCCGTTGCCGCTGGATGTCGACAAGCTGACTGCGCAGATGACCGTCGCCGAAGTGGTCCAGGAACCGGAGCGCACGGCGTTGCTGAACGCAGCCGAGGGCATCGGCTGCCGGGTCCACCTGGGACGCCACATGCTGGAACACCAGGTGCAGTTGATGGCGGATTTCCTCGGCCTGTAA